A genome region from Erigeron canadensis isolate Cc75 chromosome 3, C_canadensis_v1, whole genome shotgun sequence includes the following:
- the LOC122592763 gene encoding 2-succinylbenzoate--CoA ligase, chloroplastic/peroxisomal isoform X2 — MKNIWRSNIRNEMREGGGGAHICQCLSRISTFRRTSPITIYGNRVNNGHRFVDAVLDLSFGLSQLGVKPGDVVAISAFNSELYLEWLLAITFVGGIVATLNYRWSFEEALCAMQDVKPVILVTDNDNSSNWHSDFQPCSVQSLKWHVLMDSHNRYSSADNVLTTNTLKTPSPRSHSFNYSFNCNGAAIVCFTSGTTGRPKGVILSHSALIIQSLAKIATIGYNEDDMYLHTAPLGHVGGLSSALAILMVGGCHVLTPKFEAKSALQAIEKFHVTSFITVPTIMSDMISLVSLSAKLIEDATSIFPNARLFTAYGMTEGCSSLTFMTLHDPTKQITTDRKLSLVNQEGVCVGKPAPHVELKISTDGSSHVGQVLTRGPHLMIGYWDQISVKENFGSEGWHETGDIGRIDDNGNLWLIGRLKGRIKSGGENIYPEEVETVILKHPGISAIAVVGLPDTRLTEMVVACIQLNHNWTWAGSRSDHLEIDNQRISSETLQQFCRTNNLTGFKVPKIFIRWNKKFPLTTSGKLRRDQLKGEVMLHLKLLPSSL, encoded by the exons ATGAAAAACATTTGGCGCTCCAACATTCGAAATGAAATGAgggaaggtggtggtggtgcgcATATTTGCCAATGTTTAAGCCGGATATCAACATTCCGTCGTACTTCTCCGATCACAATCTATGGTAACAGAGTTAACAATGGACATCGCTTTGTTGACGCTGTTTTGGACCTTTCTTTCGGACTTAGCCAACTCGGCGTCAAACCCGGTGACGTTGTCGCCATCTCAGCTTTCAACAG TGAGCTATATCTGGAGTGGTTATTAGCCATCACATTTGTTGGGGGAATAGTTGCAACCCTCAATTATCGATGG AGCTTCGAAGAGGCTCTATGTGCAATGCAAGATGTGAAACCGGTAATCTTGGTCACTGACAACGACAATAGCTCTAACTGGCATTCAGATTTCCAACCTTGTTCTGTTCAGTCTCTAAAATGGCATGTTCTCATGGACTCCCACAATAGATACAGCTCTGCAGATAACG TACTAACTACCAATACGCTTAAGACGCCATCTCCAAGATCACATTCATTCAACTACTCCTTCAATTGTAATGGCGCGGCCATAGTATGCTTTACTTCAG GGACTACTGGAAGGCCAAAGGGTGTCATCCTAAGCCATTCAGCTTTGATTATACAATCTCTTGCCAAGATCGCTACTATTGGCTATAACGAGGATGAT ATGTATTTGCATACTGCTCCATTAGGCCATGTGGGTGGGCTATCATCGGCTTTAGCCATACTAATGGTGGGAGGATGTCATGTATTGACACCCAAATTTGAAGCCAAGTCAGCTCTTCAAGCTATTGAGAAATTTCACGTGACTTCTTTCATAACAGTTCCCACGATAATGTCTGATATGATCTCATTAGTCAG CCTTTCAGCCAAACTTATAGAAGATGCAACCAGTATTTTCCCTAATGCTAGACTTTTCACAGCTTACG GGATGACTGAGGGTTGTTCGTCCCTAACTTTCATGACGCTTCATGATCCTACAAAGCAAATAACTACAGACAGAAAGTTAAGTTTGGTCAACCAAGAGGGTGTTTGTGTAGGAAAGCCCGCCCCACATGTTGAGTTAAAGATCAGCACCGATGGTTCAAGTCATGTTGGACAGGTATTAACGAGGGGGCCTCACCTAATGATTGGATATTGGGACCAGATTTCAGTGAAAGAAAATTTTGGCTCTGAAGGCTGGCATGAAACTGGTGATATAGGGCGGATAGATGATAATGGTAACTTATGGCTTATTGGGCGTTTAAAAGGGCGCATCAAAAGCGGAGGAGAAAACATTTATCCTGAAGAG GTAGAAACTGTCATATTAAAACATCCTGGGATTTCTGCGATTGCAGTCGTTGGACTTCCAGATACCCGGCTAACAGAAATGGTGGTTGCTTGCATCCAATTAAACCACAACTGGACATGGGCAGGTTCACGTTCAGACCACTTGGAAATAGATAACCAGCGTATATCCAGTGAAACCCTCCAGCAATTCTGTAGAACAAATAATTTGACAGG GTTCAAAGTTCCCAAAATATTCATAAGATGGAACAAGAAATTCCCATTGACAACAAGTGGCAAGTTAAGAAGAGATCAACTCAAAGGAGAAGTCATGCTTCACTTAAAATTACTCCCGAGCAGTTTATAA
- the LOC122592763 gene encoding 2-succinylbenzoate--CoA ligase, chloroplastic/peroxisomal isoform X1 produces MKNIWRSNIRNEMREGGGGAHICQCLSRISTFRRTSPITIYGNRVNNGHRFVDAVLDLSFGLSQLGVKPGDVVAISAFNSELYLEWLLAITFVGGIVATLNYRWSFEEALCAMQDVKPVILVTDNDNSSNWHSDFQPCSVQSLKWHVLMDSHNRYSSADNVLTTNTLKTPSPRSHSFNYSFNCNGAAIVCFTSGTTGRPKGVILSHSALIIQSLAKIATIGYNEDDMYLHTAPLGHVGGLSSALAILMVGGCHVLTPKFEAKSALQAIEKFHVTSFITVPTIMSDMISLVRTKDKQLELPMVKKILNGGGSLSAKLIEDATSIFPNARLFTAYGMTEGCSSLTFMTLHDPTKQITTDRKLSLVNQEGVCVGKPAPHVELKISTDGSSHVGQVLTRGPHLMIGYWDQISVKENFGSEGWHETGDIGRIDDNGNLWLIGRLKGRIKSGGENIYPEEVETVILKHPGISAIAVVGLPDTRLTEMVVACIQLNHNWTWAGSRSDHLEIDNQRISSETLQQFCRTNNLTGFKVPKIFIRWNKKFPLTTSGKLRRDQLKGEVMLHLKLLPSSL; encoded by the exons ATGAAAAACATTTGGCGCTCCAACATTCGAAATGAAATGAgggaaggtggtggtggtgcgcATATTTGCCAATGTTTAAGCCGGATATCAACATTCCGTCGTACTTCTCCGATCACAATCTATGGTAACAGAGTTAACAATGGACATCGCTTTGTTGACGCTGTTTTGGACCTTTCTTTCGGACTTAGCCAACTCGGCGTCAAACCCGGTGACGTTGTCGCCATCTCAGCTTTCAACAG TGAGCTATATCTGGAGTGGTTATTAGCCATCACATTTGTTGGGGGAATAGTTGCAACCCTCAATTATCGATGG AGCTTCGAAGAGGCTCTATGTGCAATGCAAGATGTGAAACCGGTAATCTTGGTCACTGACAACGACAATAGCTCTAACTGGCATTCAGATTTCCAACCTTGTTCTGTTCAGTCTCTAAAATGGCATGTTCTCATGGACTCCCACAATAGATACAGCTCTGCAGATAACG TACTAACTACCAATACGCTTAAGACGCCATCTCCAAGATCACATTCATTCAACTACTCCTTCAATTGTAATGGCGCGGCCATAGTATGCTTTACTTCAG GGACTACTGGAAGGCCAAAGGGTGTCATCCTAAGCCATTCAGCTTTGATTATACAATCTCTTGCCAAGATCGCTACTATTGGCTATAACGAGGATGAT ATGTATTTGCATACTGCTCCATTAGGCCATGTGGGTGGGCTATCATCGGCTTTAGCCATACTAATGGTGGGAGGATGTCATGTATTGACACCCAAATTTGAAGCCAAGTCAGCTCTTCAAGCTATTGAGAAATTTCACGTGACTTCTTTCATAACAGTTCCCACGATAATGTCTGATATGATCTCATTAGTCAG GACCAAAGATAAACAACTAGAGTTACCTATGGtgaaaaagattttgaatggtGGTGGCAGCCTTTCAGCCAAACTTATAGAAGATGCAACCAGTATTTTCCCTAATGCTAGACTTTTCACAGCTTACG GGATGACTGAGGGTTGTTCGTCCCTAACTTTCATGACGCTTCATGATCCTACAAAGCAAATAACTACAGACAGAAAGTTAAGTTTGGTCAACCAAGAGGGTGTTTGTGTAGGAAAGCCCGCCCCACATGTTGAGTTAAAGATCAGCACCGATGGTTCAAGTCATGTTGGACAGGTATTAACGAGGGGGCCTCACCTAATGATTGGATATTGGGACCAGATTTCAGTGAAAGAAAATTTTGGCTCTGAAGGCTGGCATGAAACTGGTGATATAGGGCGGATAGATGATAATGGTAACTTATGGCTTATTGGGCGTTTAAAAGGGCGCATCAAAAGCGGAGGAGAAAACATTTATCCTGAAGAG GTAGAAACTGTCATATTAAAACATCCTGGGATTTCTGCGATTGCAGTCGTTGGACTTCCAGATACCCGGCTAACAGAAATGGTGGTTGCTTGCATCCAATTAAACCACAACTGGACATGGGCAGGTTCACGTTCAGACCACTTGGAAATAGATAACCAGCGTATATCCAGTGAAACCCTCCAGCAATTCTGTAGAACAAATAATTTGACAGG GTTCAAAGTTCCCAAAATATTCATAAGATGGAACAAGAAATTCCCATTGACAACAAGTGGCAAGTTAAGAAGAGATCAACTCAAAGGAGAAGTCATGCTTCACTTAAAATTACTCCCGAGCAGTTTATAA